From one Nematostella vectensis chromosome 7, jaNemVect1.1, whole genome shotgun sequence genomic stretch:
- the LOC5511946 gene encoding barrier-to-autointegration factor → MSSTTSQKHKNFVSEPMGEKLVTDLAGIGPVLGNKFTDKGFDKAYVVLGQFLLLKKDEEMFEDWVKDTIGANKKQASDCYNCLKDWCDAFL, encoded by the coding sequence ATGAGTTCTACTACATCCCAGAAACACAAGAACTTTGTCAGCGAGCCCATGGGAGAGAAACTAGTGACAGATTTGGCGGGTATCGGCCCAGTTTTAGGGAACAAATTCACCGACAAAGGATTCGACAAGGCATACGTCGTTCTTGGCCAATTCTTACTGTTAAAGAAAGACGAGGAGATGTTTGAAGATTGGGTTAAAGACACTATTGGAGCTAACAAGAAGCAAGCAAGTGATTGTTATAACTGCCTGAAGGATTGGTGTGATGCTTTCTTGTAA